A genomic window from Streptomyces sp. WMMC940 includes:
- a CDS encoding ATP-binding cassette domain-containing protein → MPGAIYAEGLVKTFGEVRALDGVDLDVPEGTVLGLLGPNGAGKTTAVRVLTTLLRPDSGRAVVAGVDVLQNPNEVRRSIGLSGQFAAVDEYLTGRENLQMVGRLYQMNARAAKARAGELLERFNLADAADRPAKTYSGGMRRRLDLAAALVVSPPVMFMDEPTTGLDPRNRQALWEVIKELVGGGTTLLLTTQYLEEADHLADDICVVDHGKVIARGSADQLKARTGGERVEVVVHRPDEIAPARGILRRFGAEGAAAGDIAVEEHTRRLTVPVTGGAKLLAEVIRELDAAGIEIDDIGLRRPTLDDVFISLTGRHAEQGAEDGGEVPAARQGKDRKAGKEAVK, encoded by the coding sequence ATGCCTGGCGCCATCTACGCCGAGGGTCTGGTCAAGACCTTCGGCGAGGTAAGGGCTCTGGACGGAGTTGATCTCGATGTTCCCGAGGGCACCGTCCTCGGGCTCCTCGGCCCGAACGGCGCGGGCAAGACCACCGCCGTGCGCGTCCTGACCACCCTGCTCCGCCCCGACAGCGGCAGAGCCGTCGTGGCGGGCGTCGACGTCCTCCAGAACCCCAACGAAGTCCGGCGGTCGATCGGGCTCTCCGGCCAGTTCGCCGCGGTCGACGAGTACCTGACCGGCCGCGAGAACCTGCAGATGGTCGGCCGGCTCTACCAGATGAACGCCAGGGCCGCGAAGGCCAGGGCGGGAGAGCTGCTGGAGCGCTTCAACCTCGCCGACGCCGCCGACCGCCCGGCGAAGACCTACTCCGGCGGCATGCGTCGACGCCTCGACCTCGCCGCCGCGCTCGTCGTCTCACCACCCGTGATGTTCATGGACGAACCCACGACCGGTCTCGACCCCCGCAACCGCCAGGCGCTGTGGGAGGTCATCAAGGAGCTCGTCGGCGGCGGTACGACCCTGCTGCTGACCACGCAGTACCTGGAGGAGGCCGACCACCTGGCCGACGACATCTGCGTCGTCGACCACGGCAAGGTCATCGCCCGGGGCAGCGCGGACCAGCTCAAGGCCCGTACCGGTGGTGAGCGAGTCGAGGTCGTCGTCCACCGGCCCGACGAGATCGCCCCGGCCCGCGGCATCCTCCGCCGCTTCGGCGCGGAAGGAGCGGCCGCAGGCGACATCGCGGTCGAGGAGCACACCCGCAGGCTCACGGTCCCGGTGACCGGTGGGGCCAAGCTGCTCGCCGAGGTGATCCGCGAACTGGACGCCGCCGGCATCGAGATCGACGACATCGGTCTGCGCCGCCCGACCCTCGACGACGTCTTCATCTCCCTGACCGGCCGCCATGCCGAGCAGGGCGCCGAGGACGGCGGCGAGGTGCCGGCCGCCCGGCAGGGCAAGGACCGCAAGGCCGGGAAGGAGGCCGTGAAGTGA
- a CDS encoding DUF4307 domain-containing protein: MGAVREGLPEGRYGRSADERADRKLKVIGAVLGAGFLAMIAWFGYDYVSGQRISAEVIKFDVTAEDRVQVHLEVRKDGDAQGYCTLRSRAEDGSEVGRRDVRFDMRETRVDRVVTVRTTARATSAELAGCTADDGPKG, translated from the coding sequence ATGGGCGCGGTGCGCGAAGGGCTTCCCGAGGGCCGTTACGGGCGCTCGGCGGACGAACGCGCCGATCGCAAGCTCAAGGTCATCGGCGCGGTGCTCGGCGCCGGCTTCCTCGCCATGATCGCCTGGTTCGGCTACGACTACGTGAGCGGCCAGCGGATCAGCGCCGAGGTCATCAAGTTCGACGTCACCGCGGAGGACCGGGTCCAGGTTCATCTGGAGGTCCGCAAGGACGGCGACGCCCAGGGCTACTGCACCCTGCGTTCGCGGGCCGAGGACGGCTCCGAGGTCGGCCGCCGGGACGTCCGCTTCGACATGCGCGAGACGCGGGTGGACCGGGTCGTCACCGTGCGTACGACGGCGAGGGCGACGAGTGCCGAACTCGCGGGCTGTACCGCGGACGACGGGCCGAAGGGCTGA
- a CDS encoding DNA/RNA non-specific endonuclease — protein MASSCRACPHSCGKRRPYLSKGEAPCPGEFNQDNPPVTSQARCHLIANRLGGPGGILDGGQNNLVPCWQVGMNTGTPSMRTYEFMAQKKLGEADFGANDAILYQVTPVFRDATSTIPVGVTMTASIERANGSTEELFPNVYVPNTKANTGLLNLGN, from the coding sequence ATCGCATCGTCCTGCCGGGCGTGCCCCCACTCCTGCGGAAAGCGGCGCCCTTACCTCTCAAAAGGAGAGGCCCCCTGTCCCGGCGAGTTCAACCAGGACAACCCTCCAGTGACCAGTCAGGCCCGGTGTCACCTGATCGCGAACAGACTCGGTGGACCAGGCGGGATCCTGGACGGCGGGCAGAACAACCTCGTCCCCTGCTGGCAGGTGGGAATGAACACCGGAACGCCCAGCATGCGGACCTACGAGTTCATGGCTCAAAAGAAGCTCGGCGAAGCCGACTTCGGGGCGAACGACGCGATCCTTTACCAGGTGACCCCCGTCTTCCGGGATGCCACCAGCACGATTCCGGTGGGAGTCACGATGACCGCTAGCATCGAACGGGCGAACGGGTCGACCGAGGAGCTGTTCCCCAACGTCTACGTCCCCAACACCAAGGCGAACACCGGGCTGCTGAACCTCGGAAACTGA
- the greA gene encoding transcription elongation factor GreA → MTQTSEDVTWLTQEAYNQLKAELEHLSGPARVEIAKKIEAAREEGDLRENGGYHAAKEEQGKQELRVRQLTQLLEKAKVGEAPADNGTVAPGMVVTVAFDGDESDTETFLLASREYASGDISTYSPQSPLGSGVNGKKVGQDAEYELPNGKTAMVRILEAKPYQG, encoded by the coding sequence GTGACCCAGACCAGCGAAGACGTCACCTGGCTCACCCAGGAGGCGTACAACCAGCTCAAGGCCGAGCTGGAGCACCTGTCTGGTCCCGCGCGCGTCGAGATCGCGAAGAAGATCGAGGCGGCCCGCGAGGAGGGCGACCTGCGGGAGAACGGCGGGTACCACGCGGCCAAGGAGGAGCAGGGCAAGCAGGAGCTCCGTGTGCGCCAGCTGACCCAGCTCCTGGAGAAGGCCAAGGTCGGCGAGGCCCCGGCGGACAACGGCACGGTGGCTCCCGGCATGGTCGTGACGGTCGCCTTCGACGGCGACGAGAGCGACACGGAGACCTTCCTGCTCGCCTCCCGCGAGTACGCGTCGGGCGACATCTCGACGTACTCGCCGCAGTCCCCGCTCGGCTCGGGCGTGAACGGCAAGAAGGTCGGCCAGGACGCGGAGTACGAGCTTCCCAACGGCAAGACGGCCATGGTGAGGATCCTCGAGGCCAAGCCGTACCAGGGCTGA
- a CDS encoding polyprenol monophosphomannose synthase gives MSEGGQRATDPLGTVLVIIPTYNEAENIASITSRVRSSVPHAHVLVVDDNSPDGTGKIADELAAEDSHIHVLHRKGKEGLGAAYLAGFAWGIENNYGVLVEMDADGSHRPEELPRLLTALPGADLVLGSRWVPGGSVVNWPKSREFLSRGGSLYSRLMLGVPIRDVTGGFRAFRKETLEGLGIAEVASQGYCFQVDLAWRTVKSGFHVVEVPITFVERERGDSKMSRAIVAEALWRVTAWGLGHRAKALLRRS, from the coding sequence GTGAGTGAAGGCGGTCAGCGGGCCACAGACCCGCTCGGCACGGTGTTGGTGATCATTCCGACCTACAACGAGGCCGAGAACATCGCATCGATTACGTCTCGGGTCCGTAGCTCGGTGCCGCATGCGCACGTTCTTGTGGTCGACGACAACAGTCCGGACGGCACCGGCAAGATCGCGGACGAGCTCGCAGCCGAAGACAGCCATATTCACGTTCTGCACCGGAAGGGCAAAGAAGGCCTCGGCGCGGCGTATCTGGCTGGGTTCGCCTGGGGCATCGAGAACAATTACGGCGTCCTGGTCGAGATGGACGCCGATGGCTCTCACCGCCCCGAGGAACTGCCCCGCCTGCTTACGGCGCTGCCCGGTGCGGATTTGGTGCTCGGGTCCCGTTGGGTACCCGGCGGGAGCGTAGTGAATTGGCCCAAGTCCCGGGAGTTCCTGTCGCGAGGCGGCAGCCTCTACTCCCGTCTGATGCTGGGAGTACCTATCCGCGATGTGACCGGCGGCTTCCGGGCGTTCCGCAAGGAGACCCTGGAAGGACTGGGTATCGCCGAGGTCGCCTCCCAGGGGTACTGCTTCCAGGTTGATCTGGCCTGGAGGACCGTGAAGTCCGGTTTCCATGTCGTCGAGGTGCCGATCACCTTCGTCGAGCGGGAGCGGGGCGACAGCAAGATGAGCCGCGCGATCGTGGCTGAGGCGCTGTGGCGGGTGACTGCCTGGGGCCTTGGCCACAGAGCCAAGGCGCTCCTACGACGCAGCTGA
- the mca gene encoding mycothiol conjugate amidase Mca yields the protein MTEQLRLMAVHAHPDDESSKGAATMAKYVSEGVDVLVVTCTGGERGSILNPKLQGNRYIEENIHEVRRKEMDEARGILGVKQEWLGFVDSGLPEGDPLPPLPEGCFALEDVDKAAGELVRKIRSFRPQVITTYDENGGYPHPDHIMTHKITMVAFEGAADTEKYPESEYGPAWQARKLYYNQGFNRPRTVALHEALLERGLESPYGEWLERWKQFQRAERTLTTFVPCADFFETRDRALIAHATQIDPDGGWFHVPMEIQKEVWPTEEYELAKSLVDTSLPEDDLFAGVRERA from the coding sequence TTGACTGAGCAGCTGCGACTGATGGCCGTCCACGCCCACCCCGACGACGAGTCGAGCAAGGGCGCTGCCACGATGGCCAAGTACGTGTCCGAGGGGGTGGACGTGCTGGTCGTGACCTGCACGGGAGGCGAGCGCGGCTCCATCCTCAACCCCAAGCTCCAGGGCAACCGGTACATCGAGGAGAACATCCACGAGGTACGGCGCAAGGAAATGGACGAAGCGCGCGGGATCCTGGGCGTGAAGCAGGAGTGGCTCGGCTTCGTCGACTCCGGCCTGCCGGAGGGCGACCCGCTGCCCCCGCTGCCCGAGGGCTGCTTCGCGCTGGAGGACGTCGACAAGGCGGCGGGCGAGCTGGTGCGGAAGATCCGCTCCTTCCGTCCCCAGGTCATCACCACGTACGACGAGAACGGCGGTTACCCGCACCCGGACCACATCATGACCCACAAGATCACGATGGTGGCCTTCGAGGGCGCGGCCGACACCGAGAAGTACCCCGAGTCCGAGTACGGCCCCGCCTGGCAGGCGCGGAAGCTGTACTACAACCAGGGCTTCAACCGCCCGCGCACCGTCGCCCTCCACGAGGCCCTGCTCGAGCGCGGCCTGGAGTCCCCGTACGGCGAGTGGCTGGAACGCTGGAAGCAGTTCCAGCGCGCCGAGCGGACCCTCACCACGTTCGTGCCGTGCGCCGACTTCTTCGAGACCCGCGACCGGGCGCTGATCGCACACGCCACCCAGATCGACCCCGACGGCGGCTGGTTCCACGTCCCGATGGAGATCCAGAAGGAGGTGTGGCCGACCGAGGAGTACGAGCTCGCCAAGTCCCTCGTCGACACCTCCCTGCCCGAGGACGACCTGTTCGCCGGAGTCCGCGAGCGGGCCTGA
- a CDS encoding ABC transporter permease — MTTVQEAADRVAAPRPRGGIVQSVSDSLVVAKRNLIRMTRIPEMIIFGMIQPIMFVVLFTYVFGGSIQVGASTSTQAYREFLMAGIFAQTVTFATAGAGAGIADDMHKGLIDRFRSLPMARGAVLTGRTLADLVQTALTLVVLAVVALLVGWRTHENLGKVLLGFLLLLLLGYAFSWIGALIGLSVRTPEAATSGGLIWLFPLTFISNAFVDANNMPGFLRTIAEWNPFSATVQACRELFGNLPPGFEAPDAWPMQHPVLASVIWSVLILSVFRTLAVRKYRSAV; from the coding sequence GTGACCACCGTCCAGGAAGCGGCGGACCGCGTCGCCGCGCCCCGCCCGCGCGGCGGCATCGTGCAGTCGGTGAGCGACTCGCTCGTCGTCGCCAAGCGCAATCTGATCCGCATGACCCGGATCCCGGAGATGATCATCTTCGGGATGATCCAGCCGATCATGTTCGTGGTGCTCTTCACGTACGTGTTCGGCGGTTCCATCCAGGTCGGTGCCTCCACCTCGACCCAGGCCTACCGCGAGTTCCTGATGGCGGGCATCTTCGCCCAGACCGTCACGTTCGCGACCGCGGGTGCCGGTGCGGGCATCGCCGACGACATGCACAAGGGCCTCATCGACCGCTTCCGCTCGCTGCCGATGGCCCGGGGCGCGGTCCTCACCGGTCGCACCCTCGCCGACCTGGTGCAGACGGCGCTGACGCTCGTCGTCCTCGCCGTCGTGGCGCTGCTCGTCGGCTGGCGGACCCACGAGAACCTCGGCAAGGTGCTGCTCGGCTTCCTGCTGCTGCTCCTGCTCGGTTACGCCTTCTCGTGGATCGGGGCTCTGATCGGCCTGTCGGTCCGCACGCCCGAGGCCGCCACTTCCGGCGGGCTGATCTGGCTGTTCCCGCTGACGTTCATCTCGAACGCCTTCGTGGACGCCAACAACATGCCGGGCTTCCTGCGGACGATCGCCGAGTGGAACCCGTTCAGCGCGACGGTGCAGGCGTGCCGCGAGTTGTTCGGCAATCTGCCGCCCGGCTTCGAGGCGCCCGACGCCTGGCCCATGCAGCACCCGGTGCTGGCTTCGGTGATCTGGTCGGTGCTGATCCTGTCGGTCTTCCGCACCCTCGCGGTGCGCAAGTACCGCTCGGCGGTCTGA
- a CDS encoding trypsin-like serine protease has translation MYLSRRPRLSALAAALLAAPVVLSAAPATALTGADAPAQLNYVAKINVGEQTACTGTLIDPQWVLTAATCFAADGQPPAGKPAITTTVTVGRTDLTQAGGSVLSAIRLVPHADRDLVLVKLAARITDPGITPVRLATTPATAGAELVKAGFGRTKTE, from the coding sequence ATGTACCTCTCCAGACGCCCCCGTCTCTCCGCGTTGGCCGCTGCCCTGCTCGCGGCCCCCGTCGTGCTGAGCGCTGCCCCCGCCACCGCACTCACCGGAGCCGACGCCCCGGCACAGCTGAACTACGTCGCGAAAATCAACGTCGGTGAACAGACCGCCTGCACCGGCACCCTCATCGACCCGCAGTGGGTCCTGACCGCGGCCACCTGCTTCGCCGCGGACGGACAACCCCCCGCAGGCAAACCCGCCATCACCACCACCGTCACTGTCGGCCGCACCGACCTGACCCAGGCCGGCGGCAGTGTCCTGTCGGCCATCCGGCTCGTCCCACATGCCGACCGGGACCTGGTGCTCGTCAAACTCGCCGCCAGGATCACCGATCCGGGCATCACGCCCGTCCGGTTGGCGACCACGCCCGCCACTGCGGGTGCGGAGCTGGTGAAGGCCGGATTCGGACGCACCAAGACCGAATAG
- a CDS encoding tetratricopeptide repeat protein encodes MRDSHRAEAERLLVRAVEEEVRRSGGRADSAALLSRGREALETMAASADEEYAAYRRAVEEAEAGHSSLAERFSRQDMSTPVLVTAVAAAAAIGADMALGTATGTALGAGAVVMVAGAAATVAKVTASHWPAAHRRAGALGQPGGPEQLRLQWLTALEVRGIRPFLDQQRMLTAAAARPVKKTAAGPPLRGADRSQAARRRNVLEQSFAHLPEPGGPFAGRREAMAQIAQWVHAARASTETKPTVVVLYGEPGSGRTTLAVRAARQLKDQFRGACLVDLRGGSADGRPLSTRDALLHLLNRLGAPREQLLFRERSSAEQQVRRLGELYHQYLTGLPVTVVLDDASDPDQVRTLVPERSDSLVLVTAREPLELPEDVPAWVHRLPVEALDAAGAEELLTASAGEPLEDPYDSRSMDTIRDLSGGLPLALRIAGSSLGARTPQALAADLGAYGPVGPVERALWLRYTDLPDQGRRLLRRLALAGRASLGAAAASALLGTDESEAQRLLSELARAGLLDRVRGGPSTPPGVPPRPQGVGGAGGERYRLHDAVRAFARERLLDEEEQAERTAAQERLVIGYAELADTVIRLVDGKTSTRADMFARTSAGHGFSSLEAALRWLDDESSFITAALRHAEGVDQRAVLNLLGALCDYCLLRGDLYRLGEINELTQAVDQGLLVRSVQWRTGIAARQLGELDKARTTLSSVVDLYREAQHEAGAARALCSLGITLHHQGNLTEASAKLREAVELQSSEELAADRAWTLHALAAVERDRANLAEARALLTTAVRLHRESESLHGEAWSHFQFGQVHLRMGAVPDAESSLRLALDLYGRTQDERGEAWALTQLGRARLVDGDPSPAVEQLKQALARHRENEDARGEAWTLYYLGQALEERGERDQAVRELERARTMFSRMRDVYGLACARHHSGRATRDQRAAQTGNLRNSGFARQLLVDARADFQRIRVAHGEAWTCLELAVIDAGNSRAAQALALCDEAAGLFASYGDRRGADWAGFLRCTLLPYASAGGVEVGTVVAREELAALREASHPARDGRLEDCTEAFALVLERGVRLEDDWQAWQLGMVPGRHAREVMGVPVD; translated from the coding sequence ATGCGGGACAGCCATCGGGCGGAAGCCGAGCGGCTGTTGGTACGGGCCGTGGAGGAGGAGGTGCGCCGCTCCGGCGGCCGGGCGGACTCCGCGGCGCTGCTCTCACGCGGCCGCGAGGCACTGGAGACCATGGCGGCGAGCGCGGACGAGGAGTACGCCGCGTACCGCCGCGCCGTGGAGGAGGCCGAGGCGGGGCACTCGTCCCTGGCCGAGCGGTTCAGCCGGCAGGACATGTCGACTCCCGTACTGGTCACGGCCGTCGCCGCCGCCGCCGCGATCGGGGCGGACATGGCACTCGGCACGGCGACGGGCACGGCGCTGGGCGCCGGCGCCGTCGTCATGGTCGCCGGGGCGGCGGCGACCGTCGCCAAGGTGACCGCCTCCCACTGGCCGGCGGCGCACCGCAGAGCCGGTGCGCTCGGACAGCCGGGCGGGCCCGAGCAGTTGCGGCTGCAGTGGCTGACCGCGCTGGAGGTCCGGGGCATCCGCCCGTTCCTGGACCAGCAGCGGATGCTGACGGCCGCCGCCGCCCGCCCGGTGAAGAAGACGGCGGCGGGCCCGCCGCTGCGCGGGGCGGACCGCAGCCAGGCGGCCCGCCGGCGCAATGTGCTGGAGCAGTCCTTCGCCCATCTCCCGGAGCCCGGCGGGCCGTTCGCCGGACGCCGGGAGGCGATGGCGCAGATCGCGCAGTGGGTGCACGCGGCGCGCGCGTCGACGGAGACGAAGCCGACGGTCGTGGTGCTGTACGGAGAGCCGGGGTCGGGCCGGACCACGCTCGCGGTGCGGGCCGCCCGTCAGCTGAAGGACCAGTTCCGGGGCGCGTGCCTGGTGGACCTGCGCGGCGGCTCCGCGGACGGGCGGCCGCTGTCGACCCGGGACGCGCTGCTGCACCTGCTGAACCGGCTCGGTGCCCCGCGCGAGCAGCTGCTGTTCCGGGAGCGGTCTTCAGCGGAGCAGCAGGTGCGCCGCCTCGGCGAGCTCTACCACCAGTACCTGACCGGCCTGCCCGTCACCGTCGTCCTGGACGACGCGAGCGACCCCGATCAGGTGCGGACCCTCGTCCCGGAGCGCTCGGACAGCCTGGTGCTGGTGACCGCCCGGGAGCCGCTGGAACTCCCGGAGGACGTCCCGGCGTGGGTGCACCGGCTGCCGGTGGAGGCGCTGGACGCGGCGGGTGCCGAGGAACTGCTCACGGCCTCCGCCGGGGAGCCGCTGGAAGACCCTTACGACTCGCGCTCGATGGACACGATCCGGGACCTGTCCGGCGGACTGCCCCTGGCGCTGCGGATCGCGGGCTCGTCCCTCGGCGCCCGCACCCCGCAGGCACTGGCCGCCGACCTCGGCGCCTACGGGCCGGTGGGGCCGGTCGAGCGAGCCCTGTGGCTGCGCTACACGGACCTCCCGGACCAGGGCCGCAGGCTGCTGCGCAGGCTGGCTCTCGCGGGCCGGGCGTCCCTGGGGGCGGCCGCGGCGTCGGCGCTGCTGGGCACCGACGAGAGCGAGGCACAGCGGCTGCTGTCGGAGCTGGCGCGCGCGGGACTGCTGGACCGTGTGCGCGGGGGTCCCTCCACACCGCCGGGAGTACCGCCACGTCCGCAGGGCGTCGGGGGAGCGGGGGGAGAGCGCTACCGGCTGCACGACGCCGTGCGGGCCTTCGCCCGGGAGCGGCTGCTGGACGAGGAGGAGCAGGCGGAGCGCACGGCCGCGCAGGAGCGGTTGGTCATCGGGTACGCGGAACTCGCCGACACGGTGATCCGGCTCGTCGACGGGAAGACCTCGACCCGTGCCGACATGTTCGCCCGGACGTCGGCCGGTCACGGCTTCTCCTCGCTGGAGGCGGCGCTGCGCTGGCTGGACGACGAGTCGAGCTTCATCACCGCGGCGCTCCGGCACGCCGAGGGCGTGGACCAGCGGGCCGTCCTGAACCTCCTGGGCGCCCTGTGCGACTACTGCCTGCTGCGGGGCGACCTCTACCGGCTCGGGGAGATCAACGAGCTGACGCAGGCCGTCGACCAGGGCCTGCTGGTCCGCTCGGTGCAGTGGCGCACGGGTATCGCCGCCCGGCAGCTCGGTGAGCTGGACAAGGCGCGCACCACCCTGTCGTCGGTGGTGGACCTGTACCGCGAGGCGCAGCACGAGGCGGGCGCGGCCCGGGCGCTGTGCTCGCTCGGCATCACGCTCCACCACCAGGGCAATCTGACCGAGGCGTCGGCGAAGCTGCGCGAGGCGGTCGAACTGCAGTCGTCCGAGGAGCTGGCCGCGGACCGGGCGTGGACCCTGCACGCGCTGGCGGCGGTGGAGCGGGACCGGGCCAACCTCGCCGAGGCCCGGGCGCTGCTCACGACGGCCGTCCGGCTGCACCGCGAGAGCGAGTCGCTGCACGGCGAGGCCTGGTCCCACTTCCAGTTCGGCCAGGTGCATCTGCGCATGGGCGCGGTGCCGGACGCGGAGTCGTCGCTGAGGCTGGCGCTGGACCTCTACGGACGGACCCAGGACGAGCGGGGCGAGGCGTGGGCGCTGACCCAGCTGGGCCGTGCCCGGCTGGTGGACGGCGATCCGTCACCGGCGGTCGAGCAGCTGAAGCAGGCCCTCGCCCGGCACCGCGAGAACGAGGACGCGCGCGGTGAGGCGTGGACCCTCTACTACCTGGGCCAGGCGCTGGAGGAGCGGGGCGAACGCGACCAGGCGGTACGCGAACTGGAGCGCGCCCGGACGATGTTCTCCCGGATGCGGGACGTGTACGGGCTGGCCTGCGCCCGCCACCACTCCGGCCGCGCCACCCGCGACCAGCGCGCGGCGCAGACGGGCAATCTGCGCAACTCCGGGTTCGCCCGCCAGCTCCTGGTCGACGCCCGCGCGGACTTCCAGCGCATCCGGGTGGCCCACGGGGAGGCGTGGACCTGTCTGGAACTGGCCGTGATCGACGCGGGCAACAGCCGCGCGGCCCAGGCGCTGGCGTTGTGCGACGAGGCGGCCGGGCTGTTCGCCTCGTACGGCGACCGCCGGGGCGCGGACTGGGCGGGCTTCCTGCGCTGCACGCTGCTGCCGTACGCCTCGGCGGGCGGGGTGGAGGTGGGCACGGTCGTCGCCCGGGAGGAGCTGGCCGCGCTCCGCGAGGCGTCCCACCCGGCCCGCGACGGCCGGCTGGAGGACTGCACGGAGGCGTTCGCCCTGGTCCTGGAGCGCGGGGTGCGGTTGGAGGACGACTGGCAGGCGTGGCAGCTCGGCATGGTGCCGGGCCGGCACGCCCGGGAGGTGATGGGAGTGCCCGTGGACTGA
- a CDS encoding IS4 family transposase, producing the protein MPRPGQVKSSGVDRFSDRIALGVLTRAFPPELVDEVVAECGRVEQRTRLLPARVVVYFVLAMCLFFGQGYEEVARLLVQGLEREGRWVKTWRVPTTAAIGRARLRLGPEPLRALFTRVCRPVAVARTQGAWYRRWRLVAVDGTVFDVPDTAANAQFFGRPGTSRGQGRSAYPQVRVAALAECGTHAVFAAEVGPLKVHESVLAQRLFPVLTKGMLVLADRGFCGLDLWRAAKAGGADLLWRVRSVVVLPVLEALPDGSYLSEIVAKRDHYRRADPERVRVIEYTLGPRGGDGTVYRLITTLLDPAQAPAEELAALYAQRWEIENTLDEIKNHQGVPGMVLRSRYPRGVEQEIFAFLLVHHALHDLMHQAALKAGHDPDRISFTRTLRVVRRHVTGQAALSPLATGLVHRPEPA; encoded by the coding sequence CTGGTCGACGAGGTGGTCGCCGAGTGCGGCAGGGTCGAACAGCGGACGCGGCTGCTGCCGGCACGGGTGGTGGTCTACTTCGTCCTGGCGATGTGTCTGTTTTTCGGGCAGGGCTATGAAGAAGTGGCCCGGCTTCTGGTCCAGGGGCTGGAGCGCGAAGGCCGGTGGGTGAAGACCTGGCGGGTGCCCACGACGGCGGCGATCGGCCGGGCTCGTCTGCGGCTTGGTCCGGAGCCGTTGCGGGCCCTGTTCACGCGGGTGTGCCGGCCGGTGGCGGTTGCGCGAACGCAGGGTGCCTGGTACCGGCGGTGGCGGCTGGTCGCGGTGGACGGCACGGTCTTCGACGTTCCGGACACCGCGGCGAATGCCCAGTTCTTCGGGCGCCCCGGTACCAGTCGCGGGCAGGGCCGCAGTGCGTATCCGCAGGTGAGGGTGGCGGCCCTGGCCGAGTGCGGCACTCATGCCGTGTTCGCGGCCGAGGTCGGACCGCTCAAGGTCCACGAGAGCGTCCTGGCTCAGCGGCTGTTTCCCGTGCTGACGAAGGGCATGCTGGTGCTCGCCGACCGGGGCTTTTGCGGTCTCGACCTGTGGCGTGCTGCGAAGGCGGGCGGTGCGGACCTACTGTGGAGGGTCCGCAGCGTCGTGGTGCTGCCGGTCCTCGAAGCCCTCCCCGACGGGTCCTACCTGTCGGAGATCGTTGCCAAGCGGGACCACTATCGGCGCGCGGACCCCGAGCGGGTGCGGGTGATCGAGTACACCCTCGGCCCACGCGGTGGTGACGGCACCGTCTACCGGCTGATCACCACCCTCCTCGACCCCGCCCAGGCACCGGCCGAGGAGCTTGCCGCCCTCTATGCCCAGCGGTGGGAGATCGAGAACACCCTGGACGAGATCAAGAACCACCAGGGCGTCCCGGGGATGGTGCTGCGTTCCCGGTACCCACGCGGCGTCGAACAGGAGATCTTCGCGTTCCTGCTGGTCCATCACGCGCTGCACGACCTGATGCACCAGGCCGCTCTCAAGGCCGGGCACGATCCCGACCGGATCTCCTTCACCCGCACCCTTCGCGTCGTCCGCCGCCACGTGACCGGGCAGGCGGCGCTTTCCCCCCTCGCGACTGGCCTGGTCCACCGCCCAGAGCCTGCGTGA